The Nanoarchaeota archaeon genome window below encodes:
- a CDS encoding IS66 family transposase produces MCDKYSQKEVELLEKRIADLEKRCKDLEKIVTACTNSFIPSSKRIIKETVSDEPKEPKKKGAPIGHPGTTRETSEPDSEKIINPTSCPICNGVKLRILKPRKKTVEDIEMIKHTTAYTYFDCQCEECKARFTTTHSEMPIEGKFGPNISALWTLLHYKGTIPFDRLCSISASGFKMPVSVGGIQNVIYRNAKTFKPEFNKIWKNVSESKYAKSDETGYSFNGERYWVWNISAGNDTLVLMRKSRGSKVLKEVFGEFFDGVLLSDCFSAYGKFNAKEYAKCWAHILVAGRDLAKYSSEGKELYEILCRMYEYIKNTKKNNLENTYAVKQWINRAIRKFILLSKTEYGSKAVLNLALRLEKYKEQWFTCLKYPEVEPTNNGSERDIRKIVLSRKVSGLHRSILGIRSREIMMSVLLTEQKNGQNPYAYVQNGLKNYNSGTNGS; encoded by the coding sequence AGAATCATAAAAGAAACTGTTTCTGACGAACCTAAAGAGCCGAAAAAGAAAGGTGCGCCTATCGGACACCCAGGTACAACAAGAGAAACAAGCGAACCGGATAGTGAAAAAATAATTAATCCAACTTCTTGCCCAATTTGTAATGGGGTAAAACTCAGAATTTTAAAACCGAGAAAAAAGACTGTGGAAGATATAGAAATGATAAAACATACAACAGCTTACACTTATTTTGACTGTCAATGTGAAGAATGCAAAGCACGTTTTACAACAACTCATTCTGAAATGCCGATTGAAGGCAAATTCGGACCGAATATTTCTGCTTTATGGACTTTATTGCATTACAAAGGCACTATTCCGTTTGACAGGCTTTGTTCAATAAGTGCAAGCGGGTTTAAAATGCCTGTCAGTGTCGGTGGAATTCAAAACGTAATCTATAGAAATGCCAAAACATTCAAACCTGAATTTAATAAAATCTGGAAAAACGTATCCGAATCAAAATATGCAAAAAGCGACGAAACCGGCTATTCTTTCAACGGAGAACGTTATTGGGTGTGGAATATTTCTGCCGGAAATGATACTCTTGTTTTGATGCGAAAAAGCAGAGGATCAAAAGTCTTAAAAGAAGTTTTTGGAGAATTTTTTGACGGCGTTTTATTGAGCGATTGCTTCAGTGCATACGGCAAATTCAATGCAAAAGAGTATGCAAAATGTTGGGCGCATATTTTGGTAGCTGGACGGGATCTTGCAAAATACAGTTCCGAAGGAAAAGAATTATATGAGATTCTTTGCAGGATGTATGAATATATCAAAAATACAAAAAAGAATAATTTGGAAAATACGTATGCTGTGAAACAATGGATAAACAGGGCGATACGAAAATTTATTTTACTTTCCAAAACAGAATACGGTTCAAAAGCCGTTTTGAATCTGGCTTTGCGACTCGAAAAATACAAAGAGCAGTGGTTTACGTGCCTCAAATATCCCGAAGTTGAGCCGACAAACAACGGCTCGGAACGGGATATTAGAAAAATAGTTCTTTCAAGAAAAGTTTCTGGTTTGCACCGGAGCATTCTTGGAATCCGTTCAAGGGAAATTATGATGTCTGTTTTGCTTACCGAACAAAAGAACGGTCAAAATCCGTATGCGTATGTGCAGAACGGACTCAAGAACTACAATTCAGGTACTAATGGGAGCTAA
- a CDS encoding ATP-binding protein, with protein MVHNVSIIDREEETSFLESSYAESKSQLIVLYGRRRVGKTYLLQHFMHNKKHTYYLCTKGNEAEQIRLLSRMIGESLGDTALTLSPFSEWRALFIYLNEKAQKEKFLLVIDEFPYLINTNPNITSIFQKYWDECLSNTKIMLVLCGSSINMMESEVLAHKSPLYGRRTGQWKVRPMDFEKSLKFFPKGASVEEAVRIYAITGGVPFYLAELDLSKTASENILERIAKKGKMLYEEGELLLKEELRDPSTYFSMLDAMSAGNTKQTEIANRVGMLSTALPRYISTLERLEYVEKIAPVTEPKRSKKTIYKIKDNFMDFWFKFIYPNRSYIEEGNYKKFKEILGTYFEKHVSFAFEGICRDFLKKQNAKNLLPIYLTKIGTWYGYYRIVGERKPVEIDIVALDEKGNGIIFAECKWQDLSCKDAEKLIAVLKEKSKRVEWNGGKRKEYFAIFAKTIEGKETLRKGGFLAWDLDDLKRSE; from the coding sequence ATGGTGCATAATGTTAGTATAATAGACCGGGAAGAAGAAACATCTTTTTTGGAATCGTCGTATGCAGAGAGCAAAAGCCAATTAATCGTCCTATACGGCAGAAGGCGTGTGGGTAAAACTTATTTGCTCCAGCATTTTATGCACAATAAAAAACATACATATTACCTTTGCACAAAGGGAAATGAAGCAGAGCAGATAAGGCTTCTTTCAAGGATGATTGGCGAGAGCCTTGGCGACACAGCCCTTACATTGTCGCCTTTTTCCGAGTGGCGTGCGCTTTTCATATATTTGAATGAAAAAGCGCAAAAGGAGAAATTTCTTCTTGTCATAGACGAATTCCCATACCTCATAAATACTAATCCTAACATAACCTCGATTTTTCAGAAATATTGGGATGAGTGCCTTTCAAACACAAAAATAATGCTTGTTCTTTGCGGCTCAAGCATAAACATGATGGAAAGCGAGGTGCTTGCCCATAAAAGCCCTCTTTACGGCAGAAGAACCGGGCAGTGGAAAGTCAGGCCCATGGATTTTGAAAAATCCCTTAAATTTTTTCCGAAGGGAGCGTCTGTTGAAGAGGCGGTCAGGATATATGCAATAACCGGCGGGGTGCCTTTTTATCTTGCAGAACTTGATTTAAGCAAAACGGCATCCGAAAATATCCTTGAGAGAATCGCAAAAAAAGGCAAAATGCTATATGAGGAAGGCGAACTTCTGCTCAAAGAGGAATTGCGGGATCCTTCAACATATTTTTCTATGCTTGACGCAATGTCAGCAGGGAATACAAAGCAGACGGAAATAGCAAACCGTGTCGGCATGCTTTCAACAGCCCTTCCGAGATATATATCGACTTTGGAGCGCCTTGAGTATGTTGAGAAAATTGCGCCGGTAACAGAGCCTAAAAGATCCAAAAAGACGATTTACAAAATAAAAGATAATTTTATGGATTTTTGGTTTAAATTCATTTATCCGAACAGAAGCTATATCGAAGAGGGCAATTACAAAAAATTCAAAGAGATTCTTGGCACCTATTTCGAAAAGCACGTTTCCTTTGCATTTGAAGGCATTTGCAGGGATTTTTTAAAGAAACAAAATGCAAAGAATCTCCTGCCGATATATCTCACAAAAATAGGGACTTGGTACGGATATTACCGAATCGTTGGCGAGAGAAAGCCGGTTGAAATCGATATTGTTGCGCTTGACGAGAAAGGCAACGGAATTATCTTTGCCGAGTGCAAGTGGCAGGACTTGAGCTGCAAGGATGCTGAAAAACTGATTGCTGTTTTGAAAGAAAAAAGCAAGCGTGTCGAATGGAATGGCGGCAAAAGAAAGGAATATTTTGCAATATTTGCGAAAACGATAGAGGGCAAGGAAACGCTTAGAAAAGGCGGCTTTCTTGCGTGGGATTTGGATGATTTAAAGAGAAGTGAATGA
- a CDS encoding ATP-binding protein: MKFYDRENELNELEAAKKISETHKILMVLTGRRRVGKTELIHQFFSKTKGMYFFVNPKKTSSELLSEFSSILSSELSLPEYVKIDTWASFFNVLFDASKEKRIIVAIDEFQRFLSIEPSVIFEIQKVWDAHKGKLFLLISGSSVGMIRKIFIEQKAPLFKRAHNILTITPFDFETVGCILKDFGITDIEEQIKLYAIYGGIPMYYMLMGDYKINNTATSIEHLLLREMAPLKDEVSDILIEEFGRDVPSYYSIITAISMGKNTAKEICDYAGIKETSFTPYIENLSKVLGIVAKEAPVTEKNPERSKKGRYFLKDNFFRFWFRYVYRNMSAYEIKNYEVIRETIHSDISSFIGQSFEQVCKEFVLKQNASKKLPCFFEKIGRQWGKFKGEKGKNVYEMDLVALNDNTKEILFAECKWQDKVDAKKILADLKEKAQYVQWNNEKRKEHYAVFAKSFKENIKEPNVLLFDINDLNKVL, from the coding sequence GAGCTGAACGAGCTTGAAGCCGCCAAAAAAATATCTGAGACTCACAAAATACTGATGGTGTTAACCGGAAGGCGGCGTGTCGGAAAAACAGAACTGATTCATCAGTTTTTCTCTAAAACAAAAGGGATGTATTTTTTTGTAAATCCAAAAAAAACGAGTTCAGAGCTTCTTTCTGAGTTTTCATCAATATTATCTTCCGAGCTATCTCTTCCGGAATATGTCAAAATTGACACTTGGGCGTCTTTTTTTAACGTTCTTTTCGATGCGTCAAAGGAAAAAAGAATCATCGTAGCCATAGACGAATTCCAGCGGTTTTTATCCATTGAGCCATCAGTTATTTTCGAAATTCAAAAAGTTTGGGATGCGCATAAAGGCAAATTATTTCTCTTAATTTCCGGCTCGTCTGTCGGAATGATAAGAAAGATATTCATCGAACAAAAGGCGCCTTTGTTTAAGAGAGCACACAATATTTTAACCATAACTCCCTTTGATTTTGAAACAGTCGGATGTATTTTGAAAGATTTCGGCATAACCGACATTGAAGAGCAGATCAAACTATACGCCATATACGGCGGAATTCCTATGTATTATATGTTGATGGGCGATTACAAGATAAATAATACCGCCACATCAATAGAACATCTATTACTCCGGGAAATGGCGCCGCTAAAAGACGAAGTTTCAGATATTTTAATAGAAGAATTCGGAAGGGATGTTCCATCATACTATTCAATCATAACTGCTATTTCGATGGGAAAAAATACTGCCAAAGAGATATGCGATTATGCAGGAATAAAAGAAACTTCTTTTACGCCGTATATTGAAAATCTTTCCAAGGTGCTTGGCATTGTGGCAAAAGAAGCGCCAGTAACTGAAAAAAATCCAGAAAGAAGCAAAAAGGGAAGATATTTTCTGAAAGACAATTTTTTCAGGTTTTGGTTTAGATACGTCTATAGGAATATGAGCGCATATGAAATAAAGAACTACGAAGTAATAAGGGAGACGATACATTCAGATATTTCCTCCTTTATCGGGCAGAGTTTCGAGCAAGTATGCAAGGAATTCGTGCTAAAACAGAATGCCTCGAAAAAGCTGCCTTGCTTTTTTGAAAAAATAGGCCGGCAGTGGGGCAAATTCAAAGGCGAAAAAGGGAAGAATGTTTATGAGATGGACCTAGTTGCCTTGAATGATAACACAAAAGAAATCTTATTTGCAGAGTGCAAATGGCAGGACAAAGTTGATGCGAAGAAGATTTTAGCGGATTTAAAGGAAAAGGCTCAATATGTGCAGTGGAATAATGAAAAAAGAAAAGAGCACTATGCGGTATTCGCAAAGAGCTTTAAAGAAAATATAAAAGAGCCGAACGTTCTGCTTTTTGATATAAATGATCTGAATAAAGTGCTTTAA